In Natranaerovirga hydrolytica, a single window of DNA contains:
- a CDS encoding copper amine oxidase N-terminal domain-containing protein: MKKRIAILIIILIVTSVGLWANEATLPLRIVVNNERIYFPDAQPFSDMNNRIQVPVRFIAEELGAEVQWEQSEQKVTITLGNRTVELKIDKKEYMINNQKYTMDTKAVAKEGRSFVPIRFVSEALGAEVEWNQNITTVYITMGATPAPLPQPIINEDETVYFDGISFNPSSDLDEYGRMNEEKSQEFLIKLAEQIKFVKEDGEYVIKGTYPELPPGYEYGSGIRIYMKNGRSYVYNPLINPRTQNMDFYIPREGSFTKVVDVIDDVEEIDTFSIGFGIYNIEPVSGKDSNTGALGISTWEGNRIYFAPITGSTIYYEDGFFDFDEMFQW, encoded by the coding sequence ATGAAAAAACGAATAGCAATCTTAATCATCATTTTAATCGTAACAAGCGTAGGACTATGGGCCAATGAGGCAACACTGCCCCTAAGAATAGTCGTTAATAACGAAAGAATCTACTTTCCAGATGCTCAACCCTTTTCAGACATGAACAATAGAATACAAGTGCCCGTACGATTTATAGCAGAAGAATTAGGAGCAGAAGTACAATGGGAACAAAGTGAACAAAAAGTAACCATAACATTAGGCAACCGAACAGTAGAACTCAAAATAGATAAAAAAGAATATATGATTAACAATCAAAAGTACACAATGGACACAAAAGCCGTAGCAAAAGAAGGCAGAAGCTTTGTACCCATACGATTTGTCAGTGAAGCTTTAGGAGCAGAAGTGGAATGGAACCAAAACATAACAACCGTGTATATAACAATGGGCGCAACGCCAGCCCCCCTACCCCAACCAATCATCAATGAAGATGAGACCGTATATTTTGATGGCATCTCTTTTAACCCATCAAGTGACCTAGATGAATATGGAAGAATGAATGAAGAAAAATCACAAGAATTTTTAATAAAGTTAGCAGAACAAATAAAATTTGTAAAAGAAGATGGAGAATATGTCATAAAAGGAACCTATCCGGAATTGCCACCAGGGTATGAGTATGGGAGTGGTATAAGAATATATATGAAAAACGGTAGATCTTATGTTTATAATCCTTTAATTAATCCAAGAACACAAAATATGGATTTTTATATACCAAGAGAAGGTTCATTTACAAAAGTTGTAGATGTTATAGATGATGTTGAAGAGATAGATACATTTTCTATAGGATTTGGGATATATAATATAGAGCCAGTAAGTGGAAAAGACTCAAATACGGGTGCATTAGGGATTTCAACTTGGGAAGGAAACAGGATATACTTTGCCCCAATAACAGGAAGTACGATATATTATGAAGACGGTTTCTTTGATTTTGATGAAATGTTTCAATGGTAA
- the pcrA gene encoding DNA helicase PcrA: MNKYDSLNPMQKEAVLHTEGPLLILAGAGSGKTRVLTHRISYLLEEKGVMPWNILAITFTNKAAKEMRERVDNLIGFGGEEVWVSTFHSTCVRILRRHIDKIGYDRSFTIYDTDDQKVIIRDIIKQLNLDKKLYPERSILSAISSAKNEMLSPEAFEKESVGDFRKEVMAKAYKIFQKTLKKNNALDFDDLINKTVELFVLRPDVLEEYQDRFRYIMIDEYQDTNKAQYEWVRLLSKKYRNLCVVGDDDQSIYKFRGADIQNILGFEKDFTDAKVIKLEQNYRSTKKILEAANEVISNNYGRKNKTLWTGNDEGELIESHSVYNEREEAEFVANTVIKHIENEGKEYSHCAVLYRTNAQSRVLEEQFVSKNIPYKLVGGVNFYQRKEIKDVLSYLKTINNSQDDLATKRIINVPRRGIGQTSIDRAEEFAIENDMNFYDAIKNAKVIPSLKRGAAKIEDFVKMIETFKTRADHIGIVQLIEDILNVTGYRKELKLENTPEAQARIENIDELISKAAEYEKNTEVPTLGDFLEEVALVADIDNMNTNANSVTLMTLHSAKGLEFPIVFLTGMEEGLFPSYMSLSSGLEEDLEEERRLCYVGITRAEEKLYLLSAKQRMIRGQTQYNSVSRFLREIPKDLLKEEKVEQTPANKAATQSMAYSKKSNQFFTKKPYEGKKIPISNQATLNFQQGDTVKHLKFGTGKVMDIKPGGADYQVTVNFDKVGEKKLFASLAKLKKVE, from the coding sequence ATGAATAAATACGATTCTTTAAACCCAATGCAAAAAGAAGCAGTTTTACATACAGAAGGACCATTATTAATACTTGCTGGCGCAGGTTCAGGAAAAACAAGAGTATTAACCCATAGAATATCTTATTTACTAGAAGAAAAAGGTGTTATGCCTTGGAACATCCTAGCCATAACATTTACCAATAAAGCAGCAAAAGAAATGCGTGAAAGAGTAGACAACCTTATTGGATTTGGTGGAGAAGAAGTATGGGTCAGTACATTTCACTCAACTTGTGTACGCATTTTAAGGCGTCATATTGATAAAATAGGATACGATAGAAGCTTTACAATATACGATACAGATGATCAAAAAGTCATTATAAGAGACATTATTAAACAGTTGAATTTAGACAAAAAATTATACCCAGAAAGAAGCATACTCAGTGCCATTTCTTCGGCAAAAAACGAAATGCTATCACCAGAAGCTTTTGAAAAAGAATCAGTAGGTGACTTTAGAAAAGAAGTGATGGCAAAAGCTTACAAAATTTTTCAAAAGACATTAAAAAAGAATAACGCTCTTGATTTTGATGACCTGATTAATAAAACTGTAGAATTATTTGTATTAAGACCAGATGTTTTAGAAGAATACCAAGACCGATTCAGATATATTATGATTGATGAATATCAAGACACGAATAAAGCACAATATGAATGGGTACGTCTGTTATCAAAAAAATACAGAAACTTATGTGTAGTAGGTGATGACGACCAGTCCATATACAAATTTAGAGGAGCAGATATTCAAAATATCTTAGGATTTGAAAAGGATTTTACAGATGCAAAAGTCATTAAATTAGAGCAAAACTATAGATCCACAAAAAAAATTCTTGAAGCAGCCAATGAAGTGATTAGCAATAATTATGGAAGAAAAAATAAAACCCTGTGGACAGGCAATGACGAAGGGGAGTTAATTGAAAGTCATAGCGTTTACAACGAAAGAGAAGAAGCAGAATTTGTTGCGAACACCGTTATAAAACACATTGAAAATGAAGGAAAAGAATATAGCCATTGTGCCGTATTGTATCGTACCAATGCACAATCACGTGTTTTAGAAGAACAATTTGTTAGTAAAAATATTCCTTACAAATTAGTGGGTGGTGTAAATTTCTACCAAAGAAAAGAAATTAAAGACGTACTATCATACTTAAAGACCATTAACAACTCACAAGATGACCTAGCAACGAAAAGAATCATTAATGTACCAAGACGAGGCATTGGACAAACTTCTATTGATCGAGCAGAAGAATTTGCCATAGAAAACGATATGAATTTTTACGATGCGATTAAAAATGCAAAAGTTATACCAAGTCTTAAACGTGGTGCAGCCAAGATTGAAGACTTTGTGAAAATGATAGAAACATTTAAAACCAGAGCGGACCATATAGGCATTGTACAACTGATAGAAGATATATTAAATGTTACAGGATACCGTAAAGAATTAAAATTAGAAAATACACCAGAAGCACAAGCAAGAATAGAAAATATTGATGAATTAATATCTAAAGCAGCAGAATACGAAAAAAATACTGAAGTGCCAACATTAGGTGATTTCTTAGAAGAAGTCGCATTGGTAGCAGACATTGATAATATGAATACTAACGCTAATTCGGTAACCCTTATGACCTTGCACAGTGCAAAAGGATTAGAATTTCCAATAGTCTTTTTAACAGGAATGGAAGAAGGGTTATTCCCAAGCTATATGTCTTTATCATCTGGATTAGAGGAAGACTTAGAAGAAGAAAGAAGATTGTGTTATGTAGGTATTACAAGAGCAGAAGAAAAATTGTATTTACTCAGTGCAAAGCAAAGAATGATAAGAGGGCAAACCCAGTATAATTCTGTATCTAGATTTTTAAGAGAGATACCAAAGGATCTGTTAAAAGAAGAAAAAGTAGAGCAAACACCTGCTAATAAAGCAGCAACTCAGTCAATGGCTTATAGCAAAAAAAGCAATCAATTTTTTACTAAAAAACCATACGAAGGAAAAAAAATCCCTATTTCCAATCAGGCTACCTTGAATTTCCAACAAGGAGACACAGTAAAACACTTGAAATTTGGAACAGGAAAAGTAATGGATATAAAACCAGGTGGAGCCGACTATCAAGTAACAGTAAACTTTGATAAAGTGGGTGAAAAGAAATTATTTGCTTCCTTAGCAAAACTAAAAAAAGTTGAGTAA
- the rlmD gene encoding 23S rRNA (uracil(1939)-C(5))-methyltransferase RlmD, with translation MKKKEIYEGLIEKTTFPNKGIIKIDEHKVTVKQGIKGQKVKLQITKAKRGKFEGRILEVLEQSDVENRVAPCDHFGPCGGCFYQTLTYDHQLEVKKNQVLDLLNDLDIDYEFEGIEGSPSEWCYRNKMEYSFGDEYKEGPLALGLHKKASLYDIVTTTQCKIVDNDFNKVLQCVLNYFSTQNIPYYRKRDHIGYLRNLVVRKGIKPQELLINLVTSSQLDLDLTELIEALTSLELEGKIAGILHTFNDNLADTVQNDRMSVLYGQEHFYEEVLGLKFRISPFSFFQTNSLGAEVLYSIVRDYVGETKDKVIFDLYSGTGTIAQILAPVANKVVGVEIVEEAVEAAKENAKLNHLNNCEFIAGDVLKVIDELKDKPDVIVLDPPRDGIHPKALKKIIEFGVDQIVYVSCKPTSLVRDLEVFIESGYEVKKVRCVDMFPQTVHVETIVALYKKD, from the coding sequence ATGAAGAAAAAAGAAATTTATGAAGGATTAATTGAAAAAACAACATTCCCTAACAAAGGTATTATTAAAATAGATGAACATAAAGTGACCGTCAAACAAGGCATTAAAGGTCAAAAAGTAAAATTACAAATCACAAAAGCAAAAAGAGGTAAGTTTGAAGGTAGAATCTTAGAGGTATTAGAACAATCCGATGTGGAAAACAGAGTGGCTCCTTGTGATCACTTTGGTCCTTGTGGGGGCTGTTTTTATCAAACCCTAACCTATGATCATCAACTAGAAGTTAAAAAAAATCAAGTACTGGACTTACTCAATGATCTAGACATTGACTATGAATTTGAAGGCATTGAAGGTAGCCCAAGTGAATGGTGTTATCGAAACAAAATGGAATATTCATTTGGAGACGAGTATAAAGAAGGTCCTTTGGCTTTAGGCTTACATAAAAAAGCTAGCTTATACGATATAGTCACAACAACACAATGTAAAATTGTGGATAACGATTTCAATAAAGTCTTACAATGTGTATTAAATTACTTTTCAACACAAAACATCCCATATTATAGAAAAAGAGATCATATAGGGTATTTAAGAAATTTAGTGGTACGAAAAGGTATCAAGCCTCAAGAGTTATTAATTAATCTAGTAACCAGCAGTCAATTGGATTTGGATTTAACAGAATTGATAGAAGCACTCACATCATTAGAATTAGAAGGAAAAATTGCAGGGATATTACACACCTTTAATGATAATTTGGCAGATACGGTTCAAAATGATAGAATGAGTGTATTATATGGACAAGAACATTTTTATGAAGAAGTATTAGGGCTAAAATTTAGAATCTCACCTTTCTCATTTTTTCAAACCAATTCATTAGGTGCAGAAGTTTTGTATTCTATTGTGAGAGATTATGTTGGAGAAACAAAAGACAAAGTGATCTTTGACTTATACAGTGGTACTGGAACCATTGCTCAAATATTAGCACCAGTAGCCAACAAAGTAGTGGGCGTAGAGATTGTAGAAGAGGCAGTGGAAGCAGCTAAAGAAAATGCTAAGTTAAATCATTTGAATAACTGTGAGTTTATAGCAGGAGATGTCTTAAAAGTCATAGATGAATTAAAGGATAAGCCAGATGTCATTGTTTTAGACCCACCTAGAGATGGTATCCACCCAAAAGCATTAAAGAAGATTATAGAATTTGGTGTAGACCAGATTGTATACGTATCTTGCAAGCCTACATCACTTGTCCGGGATTTGGAAGTTTTTATTGAAAGTGGGTATGAGGTGAAGAAGGTACGGTGTGTGGATATGTTTCCTCAGACGGTGCATGTGGAGACTATAGTAGCACTATACAAAAAAGACTAA
- a CDS encoding helix-turn-helix domain-containing protein, whose product MEFAQRVKEIRSKLNMSQEQLARELNISFATVNRWENGKNIPNRMAKKALYDFCKTKELEEKMIKHLLDYQNR is encoded by the coding sequence GTGGAATTTGCTCAAAGGGTTAAAGAGATTAGAAGTAAACTGAATATGAGTCAAGAACAACTGGCAAGGGAGCTCAACATTAGCTTTGCCACGGTAAACCGCTGGGAGAATGGTAAGAACATTCCCAATAGAATGGCGAAAAAAGCACTTTATGATTTTTGTAAAACAAAGGAATTAGAAGAAAAAATGATTAAGCATTTATTGGATTATCAAAATAGATGA
- a CDS encoding type I restriction-modification system subunit M codes for MITGELRSKVDKIWEIFWTGGITNPLSVIEQFTYLLFIKGLDEKQTDLERNAEFLGIEVDKMFSDEQQNLRWQNFKQLSATEMYDTVSKKVFPFIKSMHGDKNSPFTRYMDDAIFMIPTPQMLEKIVTNIDGLPLTDGDTKGDLYEYLLSKVATAGTNGQFRTPRHIIKMMVELMQPTPTDIIVDPAAGSAGFLVEAGEYLKRNNEDLFAVKELKDHYNNDMFYGNDMDRTMLRIGAMNMMLHGVEKPNIEYRDSLSEKNIDDEKYTLVLANPPFKGSLDHESVAAGLLKITKTKKTELLFLALFLRTLKKGGSCASIVPDGVLFGSSTAHKSIRKEIVENHHLHGIISMPSGVFKPYAGVSTAIMIFTKTGAGGTDHVWFYDMQADGYSLDDKRQPVNANDIPDIISRYHNLENEKDRKRTEKSFFVPKEEIVKNDYDLSINRYKEIEYAEVEYEAPKVIIQRIKELEQQILDGLSDIERMV; via the coding sequence ATGATTACTGGTGAATTAAGAAGCAAGGTAGATAAAATATGGGAGATTTTTTGGACCGGTGGGATTACCAATCCGCTTTCTGTTATTGAGCAGTTTACTTACCTTTTGTTTATAAAGGGACTGGATGAAAAGCAAACAGACTTAGAAAGAAATGCTGAATTTCTAGGTATTGAAGTGGATAAAATGTTCAGCGACGAACAGCAAAATTTAAGATGGCAAAACTTTAAACAACTGAGTGCTACTGAAATGTATGATACGGTTTCAAAAAAAGTTTTTCCTTTTATTAAAAGCATGCATGGTGATAAAAATTCACCCTTCACAAGATATATGGACGACGCTATTTTTATGATTCCAACTCCTCAAATGCTTGAGAAAATTGTGACCAATATTGATGGGCTACCTTTAACCGATGGGGATACCAAAGGTGATTTGTACGAGTACTTGCTTTCTAAAGTAGCAACAGCAGGAACCAACGGGCAATTTAGAACCCCAAGGCATATTATCAAAATGATGGTGGAGCTTATGCAGCCAACGCCAACAGATATTATTGTTGATCCAGCAGCTGGTTCAGCGGGATTCTTAGTTGAGGCTGGAGAATACCTAAAAAGAAATAATGAGGATTTGTTTGCCGTTAAAGAGTTAAAAGACCATTATAACAATGACATGTTTTATGGAAACGATATGGACAGGACCATGCTACGTATTGGTGCCATGAATATGATGCTTCATGGTGTGGAAAAACCTAATATTGAATACAGAGACTCCTTGTCTGAAAAAAACATTGATGATGAAAAATATACATTAGTCCTTGCCAATCCTCCATTTAAAGGCTCATTAGATCATGAAAGTGTGGCAGCTGGCTTGCTTAAAATTACTAAGACAAAGAAAACAGAACTACTTTTCTTAGCATTATTCCTTAGAACCCTTAAAAAAGGTGGGAGCTGTGCGTCTATTGTGCCAGATGGTGTCCTTTTTGGAAGTTCAACAGCCCATAAATCCATCCGAAAAGAAATTGTTGAAAACCATCATTTGCACGGTATTATTTCTATGCCTAGTGGCGTATTTAAGCCTTATGCTGGGGTTTCCACTGCCATTATGATCTTTACTAAGACTGGCGCTGGTGGTACAGATCATGTGTGGTTCTATGATATGCAGGCTGATGGCTATTCTCTGGATGATAAGCGTCAACCGGTAAATGCCAATGATATTCCTGATATCATTAGCCGCTACCATAATCTTGAAAATGAAAAGGATAGAAAGCGTACAGAGAAGTCTTTCTTTGTCCCTAAAGAAGAAATCGTAAAGAATGATTATGACCTTTCAATCAATAGATATAAAGAAATTGAATACGCTGAAGTGGAATATGAAGCACCAAAGGTGATTATTCAAAGAATCAAAGAACTGGAACAACAGATTCTTGATGGTCTTAGTGACATTGAGAGGATGGTGTAG
- a CDS encoding restriction endonuclease subunit S has product MERMIKIKDAFVFLRKSKIKAGDGLVAGKYPFYTSSSVLSKYLDSYEIEEESLIFGTGGSASVHHSHGKFSSSTDCFVVQSNNKYEINLRYVYLFLSGNIHILENGFKGAGLKHISKKYLEDVEIPLPPIETQKKIVEVLDKAQGLIDARKEQIRLMDELIQSVFYEMFGDPVTNPKGWEQMKLKKSCNVITGNTPSRKEPDNYGDYIEWIKSDNINTPYTFLTRAEEYLSEKGLEKGRFTEANSILMTCIAGSLSCIGNVAIADRRVAFNQQINAIVPLKYEKMFLYVIFLLTKSYIQNASSNSMKGMISKGKLQELQFIVPDRTLQELFEVKALKLEEQKELLKQSLNELELNYYSLVKNAFNGELF; this is encoded by the coding sequence ATGGAAAGAATGATTAAAATTAAAGACGCTTTTGTATTTCTAAGAAAATCTAAAATTAAGGCTGGAGATGGTCTTGTAGCTGGTAAATATCCTTTTTACACTTCAAGTTCTGTTCTTAGTAAATATTTGGATTCATATGAAATTGAAGAAGAATCACTTATCTTTGGAACTGGTGGTAGTGCTAGTGTGCATCATTCGCATGGTAAATTTTCTTCGTCTACAGACTGTTTTGTAGTACAAAGCAATAATAAATATGAAATTAATTTAAGGTATGTGTATCTTTTTTTAAGTGGAAATATTCATATATTAGAGAATGGGTTTAAAGGAGCAGGATTAAAACATATTTCTAAAAAGTACTTAGAAGATGTTGAAATCCCACTCCCTCCAATCGAAACCCAAAAGAAAATCGTTGAAGTTTTGGACAAGGCTCAGGGGCTTATTGATGCAAGAAAAGAGCAAATCAGGCTGATGGATGAGTTGATTCAGTCGGTGTTTTATGAGATGTTTGGTGATCCGGTGACGAACCCGAAGGGGTGGGAACAGATGAAACTGAAAAAAAGTTGCAATGTTATCACTGGAAATACACCAAGCAGGAAGGAACCAGATAATTATGGTGATTATATTGAATGGATAAAATCTGATAATATTAATACACCTTATACTTTCTTGACTAGAGCTGAAGAATATTTATCAGAAAAAGGTCTTGAAAAAGGTCGATTTACTGAAGCTAATTCAATATTAATGACTTGTATAGCAGGGAGCTTAAGTTGTATTGGAAACGTTGCAATTGCAGACAGAAGAGTAGCATTCAATCAACAGATTAATGCTATTGTGCCATTGAAATATGAAAAAATGTTCCTTTATGTTATATTTCTTTTAACGAAAAGCTACATACAGAATGCTTCAAGTAATTCAATGAAGGGGATGATTAGTAAAGGTAAGTTGCAAGAACTGCAATTTATCGTGCCTGATAGAACGTTACAAGAATTGTTTGAAGTGAAAGCACTCAAGCTTGAAGAACAAAAGGAGTTATTAAAACAATCTTTAAACGAACTAGAATTAAACTATTATAGCTTGGTAAAAAATGCATTTAATGGAGAGCTATTTTAG
- a CDS encoding AAA family ATPase, whose translation MRLKKIKLLSDYKLFKQDQEFVFGDDSTLGIVGINGSGKSILLELISKMFVDASNQITQGNFSSDISYEAIYSLQKDHMIESVLIGIGGEWETTDHVLIKLENKFQKFKMIISNGNNEFEIENINMHYVFFPRKIVVYSSGHNEGVSDEIINYKFYSLAEKYSQKFKRNNYGEVINKGILDRYNELFYYFDDTISKLAILTSFIFESGNQAILSEFFEKALVTSFKIRLDKKDIYDEDIYFDEKASYLLNEIMSYANTVHVNENGFEYYEFHAPDNRDREQMSLLAFFEGLQRLYDYNIYKIKKRTRNRIIYGNEKNKKSLVDWNIANNRVFELLEMTFKTEKGSELELRNFSDGEYQVLQLISILNIFYGSNILFLLDEPETHFNPSWKSLFVSKVKSMLNPMSQVVFSSHNPEVITDLRKASVVSMKRGLQNGLQIETFGANPNMISANLFDKRNTVAELAKKEINIFRNKINQATSHQELEELKGEIEYTLGDSSERLMLMIEIQKRMM comes from the coding sequence ATGAGACTAAAAAAAATAAAATTACTGAGTGATTATAAGCTTTTCAAACAAGATCAAGAGTTTGTTTTTGGCGATGACTCAACCCTTGGAATAGTCGGTATAAATGGTAGTGGTAAATCAATTCTTCTTGAACTGATATCCAAAATGTTTGTTGATGCCAGTAATCAAATAACTCAGGGGAATTTTTCAAGTGACATAAGTTATGAAGCTATTTATTCATTACAGAAAGATCATATGATTGAAAGCGTTCTAATAGGAATAGGTGGTGAATGGGAAACTACTGATCATGTGTTGATTAAGTTAGAAAATAAATTTCAGAAGTTTAAAATGATTATTTCAAATGGAAACAATGAGTTTGAAATAGAAAATATTAACATGCATTATGTATTCTTTCCCAGAAAGATAGTGGTTTACTCATCGGGTCATAATGAAGGGGTCAGTGATGAAATCATTAACTATAAATTTTATTCTTTGGCAGAAAAATACAGTCAGAAATTTAAGAGGAATAATTATGGTGAGGTTATTAATAAGGGGATACTCGATCGCTATAATGAACTATTTTATTACTTTGATGATACGATAAGTAAATTAGCCATCCTTACATCATTTATTTTTGAGTCTGGAAATCAAGCAATACTATCAGAGTTTTTTGAGAAGGCGTTAGTGACTTCGTTTAAGATAAGACTGGATAAGAAAGATATATATGATGAAGATATTTACTTTGATGAGAAGGCATCATATCTATTAAATGAAATTATGAGCTATGCAAATACAGTTCATGTAAATGAAAACGGATTTGAATATTATGAGTTTCATGCACCAGATAATAGAGACCGGGAACAAATGTCTTTATTAGCCTTTTTTGAAGGACTGCAAAGGCTATATGACTATAATATTTATAAGATTAAGAAAAGAACTCGAAACAGAATTATATACGGGAATGAAAAAAACAAGAAATCTTTAGTCGATTGGAATATTGCAAATAATAGAGTGTTTGAACTACTTGAAATGACCTTCAAAACAGAAAAAGGTTCTGAACTGGAATTGAGAAATTTTTCTGATGGGGAGTACCAAGTGCTACAATTGATTAGCATACTCAATATCTTTTACGGAAGTAATATTTTGTTTTTATTAGATGAACCAGAGACACATTTTAATCCAAGTTGGAAGTCTTTGTTTGTTTCTAAAGTAAAGTCAATGCTTAATCCGATGTCACAAGTTGTATTTTCATCTCATAATCCAGAAGTAATAACAGACTTAAGAAAAGCAAGTGTTGTTAGCATGAAACGAGGCTTGCAAAATGGATTGCAAATTGAGACTTTTGGTGCAAATCCAAACATGATTAGCGCTAATTTATTTGACAAGAGAAACACTGTGGCAGAACTGGCTAAAAAGGAAATAAATATATTTAGGAACAAAATTAATCAAGCTACTAGTCATCAAGAATTAGAGGAACTTAAAGGTGAAATTGAATATACGCTAGGTGATTCATCAGAACGTTTGATGCTGATGATTGAGATTCAAAAGAGGATGATGTAA